Proteins encoded in a region of the Onychostoma macrolepis isolate SWU-2019 chromosome 20, ASM1243209v1, whole genome shotgun sequence genome:
- the heca gene encoding headcase protein homolog isoform X1: protein MPNQKSNKGKRNKRTNSSGDEQENGASASAVTGGTASVLTGATAGPPSDNRSGKNVTSVNLLPNEAPCATPLVCSLGRPVDLEKDDYQRVVCNSELCPYGNWMHLQCFYEWESSILVQFNCIGRARSWNEKQCRQNMWTKKGYDLAFRFCSCRCGQGHLKKDTDWYQVKRMQDERKKKLPEKGSWKTSSTASAGGACGGGGPEAADEPKKGKSSASHKLAHRGSSQELSRRQSADWQNCQERCHAVPPNAASGLSHGLRSPCESPAQSPPSGFSPFSPQSLGGPRSSRHLGEFLKNAVHTEGHRKHLLSVGGATRGGAQFEQGAANMCLPRLSPGDNPVQFLRRLDLSELLTHVPRHKLNTYHVRMEDDAQAGQGEDLRKFILSALSASHRNVVNCALCHHTLPIFEQFPLVDGTLFLSPSRHDEIEYDVPCHLQGRLMHLYAICVDCLEGVHKIVCIKCKSRWDGSWHQLGTMYTYDILAASPCCQARLNCKHCGKPVIDVRVGMQYFSEYSNVQQCPHCGNLDYHFVKPFSSFKVLEAY, encoded by the exons ATGCCCAACCAAAAAAGCAACAAGGGGAAGAGAAATAAACGCACGAACAGTAGCGGGGACGAGCAAGAAAATGGAGCCTCTGCGTCTGCGGTTACAGGAGGAACTGCCTCGGTGTTGACTGGAGCGACAGCGGGTCCGCCGAGCGACAATAGAAGCGGTAAGAACGTCACTTCAGTGAATCTTCTACCAAACG AGGCTCCATGTGCCACCCCATTAGTGTGCAGTCTGGGCCGTCCCGTTGACCTTGAGAAGGACGACTACCAGCGTGTGGTGTGCAACAGTGAACTCTGCCCCTACGGCAATTGGATGCACCTGCAGTGCTTCTATGAGTGGGAGAGCAGCATCCTGGTGCAGTTCAACTGCATCGGCCGGGCCCGCAGCTGGAACGAGAAGCAGTGCCGACAGAACATGTGGACCAAAAAGGGCTATGATCTGGCCTTCCGCTTCTGCTCCTGCCGTTGCGGCCAGGGACACCTGAAAAAAGACACAGACTGGTACCAGGTGAAACGCATGCAGGACGAGCGCAAGAAAAAGTTGCCGGAGAAAGGGAGCTGGAAGACCAGCAGTACTGCATCCGCAGGTGGCGCTTGTGGTGGAGGTGGTCCGGAAGCTGCCGATGAGCCCAAGAAAGGGAAGTCATCTGCAAGCCATAAGCTAGCGCACCGTGGCTCCAGTCAGGAACTGTCTCGCAGACAATCAGCAGATTGGCAGAACTGTCAGGAGAGATGTCACGCTGTTCCTCCCAATGCTGCCAGTGGGCTTTCCCACGGGCTCCGATCCCCTTGTGAATCCCCCGCTCAGTCCCCTCCGTCGGGCTTCTCCCCCTTCTCCCCCCAGTCCCTCGGTGGCCCGCGGAGTTCGAGGCACCTGGGCGAGTTTCTTAAGAACGCAGTTCATACGGAAGGCCACAGGAAGCATTTGCTGTCCGTAGGTGGGGCGACACGTGGCGGGGCTCAATTTGAGCAGGGAGCTGCCAACATGTGCCTCCCTCGGCTTTCTCCTGGAGACAACCCTGTGCAGTTCTTGAGGAGGCTGGATCTTTCTGAGCTGCTCACGCACGTTCCACGCCACAAGCTCAACACCTATCATGTGCGAATGGAGGACGATGCCCAGGCCGGGCAGGGAGAGGATCTCAGGAAGTTCATCCTCTCTGCGCTCAGTGCGAGTCACCGCAATGTGGTGAACTGTGCCCTCTGTCATCACACCCTGCCCATCTTTGAGCAGTTCCCTTTAGTGGACGGAACACTGTTCCTGAGCCCTTCACGCCATGATGAGATTGAGTATGATGTACCTTGCCATTTACAAG GGAGGCTGATGCACCTTTATGCCATTTGTGTGGACTGCCTGGAAGGAGTGCACAAAATCGTGTGTATAAAGTGCAAGTCCAGATGGGATGGAAGCTGGCACCAGCTGGGCACAATGTACACATACGACATACTGGCTGCATCACCATGCTGCCAG GCCCGGCTGAACTGCAAGCATTGTGGGAAACCTGTCATAGATGTACGTGTGGGCATGCAGTATTTCTCTGAGTACAGCAATGTACAGCAGTGTCCTCACTGTGGCAATCTGGACTATCACTTTGTAAAGCCATTCTCTTCGTTCAAAGTTCTCGAAGCTTATTGA
- the heca gene encoding headcase protein homolog isoform X2: protein MPNQKSNKGKRNKRTNSSGDEQENGASASAVTGGTASVLTGATAGPPSDNRSEAPCATPLVCSLGRPVDLEKDDYQRVVCNSELCPYGNWMHLQCFYEWESSILVQFNCIGRARSWNEKQCRQNMWTKKGYDLAFRFCSCRCGQGHLKKDTDWYQVKRMQDERKKKLPEKGSWKTSSTASAGGACGGGGPEAADEPKKGKSSASHKLAHRGSSQELSRRQSADWQNCQERCHAVPPNAASGLSHGLRSPCESPAQSPPSGFSPFSPQSLGGPRSSRHLGEFLKNAVHTEGHRKHLLSVGGATRGGAQFEQGAANMCLPRLSPGDNPVQFLRRLDLSELLTHVPRHKLNTYHVRMEDDAQAGQGEDLRKFILSALSASHRNVVNCALCHHTLPIFEQFPLVDGTLFLSPSRHDEIEYDVPCHLQGRLMHLYAICVDCLEGVHKIVCIKCKSRWDGSWHQLGTMYTYDILAASPCCQARLNCKHCGKPVIDVRVGMQYFSEYSNVQQCPHCGNLDYHFVKPFSSFKVLEAY, encoded by the exons ATGCCCAACCAAAAAAGCAACAAGGGGAAGAGAAATAAACGCACGAACAGTAGCGGGGACGAGCAAGAAAATGGAGCCTCTGCGTCTGCGGTTACAGGAGGAACTGCCTCGGTGTTGACTGGAGCGACAGCGGGTCCGCCGAGCGACAATAGAAGCG AGGCTCCATGTGCCACCCCATTAGTGTGCAGTCTGGGCCGTCCCGTTGACCTTGAGAAGGACGACTACCAGCGTGTGGTGTGCAACAGTGAACTCTGCCCCTACGGCAATTGGATGCACCTGCAGTGCTTCTATGAGTGGGAGAGCAGCATCCTGGTGCAGTTCAACTGCATCGGCCGGGCCCGCAGCTGGAACGAGAAGCAGTGCCGACAGAACATGTGGACCAAAAAGGGCTATGATCTGGCCTTCCGCTTCTGCTCCTGCCGTTGCGGCCAGGGACACCTGAAAAAAGACACAGACTGGTACCAGGTGAAACGCATGCAGGACGAGCGCAAGAAAAAGTTGCCGGAGAAAGGGAGCTGGAAGACCAGCAGTACTGCATCCGCAGGTGGCGCTTGTGGTGGAGGTGGTCCGGAAGCTGCCGATGAGCCCAAGAAAGGGAAGTCATCTGCAAGCCATAAGCTAGCGCACCGTGGCTCCAGTCAGGAACTGTCTCGCAGACAATCAGCAGATTGGCAGAACTGTCAGGAGAGATGTCACGCTGTTCCTCCCAATGCTGCCAGTGGGCTTTCCCACGGGCTCCGATCCCCTTGTGAATCCCCCGCTCAGTCCCCTCCGTCGGGCTTCTCCCCCTTCTCCCCCCAGTCCCTCGGTGGCCCGCGGAGTTCGAGGCACCTGGGCGAGTTTCTTAAGAACGCAGTTCATACGGAAGGCCACAGGAAGCATTTGCTGTCCGTAGGTGGGGCGACACGTGGCGGGGCTCAATTTGAGCAGGGAGCTGCCAACATGTGCCTCCCTCGGCTTTCTCCTGGAGACAACCCTGTGCAGTTCTTGAGGAGGCTGGATCTTTCTGAGCTGCTCACGCACGTTCCACGCCACAAGCTCAACACCTATCATGTGCGAATGGAGGACGATGCCCAGGCCGGGCAGGGAGAGGATCTCAGGAAGTTCATCCTCTCTGCGCTCAGTGCGAGTCACCGCAATGTGGTGAACTGTGCCCTCTGTCATCACACCCTGCCCATCTTTGAGCAGTTCCCTTTAGTGGACGGAACACTGTTCCTGAGCCCTTCACGCCATGATGAGATTGAGTATGATGTACCTTGCCATTTACAAG GGAGGCTGATGCACCTTTATGCCATTTGTGTGGACTGCCTGGAAGGAGTGCACAAAATCGTGTGTATAAAGTGCAAGTCCAGATGGGATGGAAGCTGGCACCAGCTGGGCACAATGTACACATACGACATACTGGCTGCATCACCATGCTGCCAG GCCCGGCTGAACTGCAAGCATTGTGGGAAACCTGTCATAGATGTACGTGTGGGCATGCAGTATTTCTCTGAGTACAGCAATGTACAGCAGTGTCCTCACTGTGGCAATCTGGACTATCACTTTGTAAAGCCATTCTCTTCGTTCAAAGTTCTCGAAGCTTATTGA
- the heca gene encoding headcase protein homolog isoform X3: MHLQCFYEWESSILVQFNCIGRARSWNEKQCRQNMWTKKGYDLAFRFCSCRCGQGHLKKDTDWYQVKRMQDERKKKLPEKGSWKTSSTASAGGACGGGGPEAADEPKKGKSSASHKLAHRGSSQELSRRQSADWQNCQERCHAVPPNAASGLSHGLRSPCESPAQSPPSGFSPFSPQSLGGPRSSRHLGEFLKNAVHTEGHRKHLLSVGGATRGGAQFEQGAANMCLPRLSPGDNPVQFLRRLDLSELLTHVPRHKLNTYHVRMEDDAQAGQGEDLRKFILSALSASHRNVVNCALCHHTLPIFEQFPLVDGTLFLSPSRHDEIEYDVPCHLQGRLMHLYAICVDCLEGVHKIVCIKCKSRWDGSWHQLGTMYTYDILAASPCCQARLNCKHCGKPVIDVRVGMQYFSEYSNVQQCPHCGNLDYHFVKPFSSFKVLEAY; the protein is encoded by the exons ATGCACCTGCAGTGCTTCTATGAGTGGGAGAGCAGCATCCTGGTGCAGTTCAACTGCATCGGCCGGGCCCGCAGCTGGAACGAGAAGCAGTGCCGACAGAACATGTGGACCAAAAAGGGCTATGATCTGGCCTTCCGCTTCTGCTCCTGCCGTTGCGGCCAGGGACACCTGAAAAAAGACACAGACTGGTACCAGGTGAAACGCATGCAGGACGAGCGCAAGAAAAAGTTGCCGGAGAAAGGGAGCTGGAAGACCAGCAGTACTGCATCCGCAGGTGGCGCTTGTGGTGGAGGTGGTCCGGAAGCTGCCGATGAGCCCAAGAAAGGGAAGTCATCTGCAAGCCATAAGCTAGCGCACCGTGGCTCCAGTCAGGAACTGTCTCGCAGACAATCAGCAGATTGGCAGAACTGTCAGGAGAGATGTCACGCTGTTCCTCCCAATGCTGCCAGTGGGCTTTCCCACGGGCTCCGATCCCCTTGTGAATCCCCCGCTCAGTCCCCTCCGTCGGGCTTCTCCCCCTTCTCCCCCCAGTCCCTCGGTGGCCCGCGGAGTTCGAGGCACCTGGGCGAGTTTCTTAAGAACGCAGTTCATACGGAAGGCCACAGGAAGCATTTGCTGTCCGTAGGTGGGGCGACACGTGGCGGGGCTCAATTTGAGCAGGGAGCTGCCAACATGTGCCTCCCTCGGCTTTCTCCTGGAGACAACCCTGTGCAGTTCTTGAGGAGGCTGGATCTTTCTGAGCTGCTCACGCACGTTCCACGCCACAAGCTCAACACCTATCATGTGCGAATGGAGGACGATGCCCAGGCCGGGCAGGGAGAGGATCTCAGGAAGTTCATCCTCTCTGCGCTCAGTGCGAGTCACCGCAATGTGGTGAACTGTGCCCTCTGTCATCACACCCTGCCCATCTTTGAGCAGTTCCCTTTAGTGGACGGAACACTGTTCCTGAGCCCTTCACGCCATGATGAGATTGAGTATGATGTACCTTGCCATTTACAAG GGAGGCTGATGCACCTTTATGCCATTTGTGTGGACTGCCTGGAAGGAGTGCACAAAATCGTGTGTATAAAGTGCAAGTCCAGATGGGATGGAAGCTGGCACCAGCTGGGCACAATGTACACATACGACATACTGGCTGCATCACCATGCTGCCAG GCCCGGCTGAACTGCAAGCATTGTGGGAAACCTGTCATAGATGTACGTGTGGGCATGCAGTATTTCTCTGAGTACAGCAATGTACAGCAGTGTCCTCACTGTGGCAATCTGGACTATCACTTTGTAAAGCCATTCTCTTCGTTCAAAGTTCTCGAAGCTTATTGA